The following proteins are encoded in a genomic region of Corylus avellana chromosome ca4, CavTom2PMs-1.0:
- the LOC132177739 gene encoding uncharacterized protein LOC132177739: MEEGSGGIFEEVFDSFWIFKVFRSYGWTLPPIILSWLLASGPKAVLMALVLPLGQSVVSLAFEKLWGRKRSRPKRKSRMRRKPSASTVSSVETDAEEQDES; the protein is encoded by the exons ATGGAGGAAGGGTCTGGTGGGATCTTCGAGGAAGTCTTTGACAGTTTCTGGATTTTCAAG GTGTTCAGATCCTATGGCTGGACACTTCCACCCATTATCTTATCTTGGCTGCTAGCTTCAGGCCCAAAAGCTGTTCTTATGGCATTAGTGCTTCCCCTTGGTCAGTCAGTCGTGTCTCTGGCATTTGAGAAGTTGTGGGGGAGGAAACGAAGCAGGCCAAAACGCAAGTCCAGGATGAGGAGGAAACCATCTGCCAGCACTGTGAGTAGTGTTGAAACTGATGCAGAAGAACAAGATGAAAGTTGA